The DNA window AGTTTTAACAGTGCTTCGGCTACTTCTGTAGCTTCGAAAGACTGTAATTCAAGCATGCGACGTGCTTGTTCATTAGTCAATTGATCGGTAATTTCGTAATGTCCAACTGGGGCTGGAATTTTTAAGGTACATTCAAAGTGCTTGTTTTTATCGCGTATGCGCAATGCGCTAAGTTGCTGTTTTAATTGGAAATCAGCGGTATCAAAATAATGATTGTGTTGGGTGATGGGGCCACTATGAAAATCGGAATAATCTTTCAGTAAACGGGTATATTCTTCTTTTGTTAGCATGTTTTTAAATTCGATTTCAAGTTCTTTTGTCATGAAAAACACCTCTCTAGTAACTTCATTATCGGATAGTTGGATGCAAACTGCAACGAATGGCAGAGCTGTGTTAAAATATCATTATCAACAAGCTAGAAAGGAAGGTTCGATTTGCATAAATTAGTGGCAGTAAACAGGACCGAAATAACTGAAAAAAACATTGAGTTTATTATCGAAGAAATGGAACCGGCCGAAGCGCTTGAAGCATCCGGTCAAATGTTGACAGATTCTGATCATCAAGCGTTTGTCTATTTGTTGGACACAGGTACTGATTATATATATGTCCAATTTAAACTACATACATGGCCAGCGTTAACGCAAGCGTTACAACTGAAAAAAGTTCCGCTTCTGACGTGGGGTAAGCAAATTATGCCATTAGCAAATTTTCACGAAGAACTGTGGATGCTGGTGGAAAACATAGAAGGCAACGACAATTACGGGGAAGATTTCCGTACCGCTGTCGAGCAAGCATTTCATGAGGCACTTGCTTCACGAGCTTAAAAGAAGTAAGGGGGTCCGGTGATGGGGCAATGGAATCGATTTTTAGCACCATATAAACAAGCAGTAGACGAATTAAAAATTAAATTTAAAGGAATGCGGAGCCAATTTGAAAATGACAACACCAATTCGCCAATCGAATTTGTAACGGGACGTGTCAAACCGTTAGCAAGTATTTACGATAAGACTTTAGAAAAAGGGATTGCGTTTGAACCCTCTGAAAAGCTTGCGCATCAATTGCAGGATATCGCGGGTATTCGAATGATGTGTCAGTTTGTAGGGGATATTGAAACCGTAGTAGCTTTACTAAAACAACGTAAAGACTTGCGAATTGTAGAGGAAAAAGACTATATCTCAAACGAAAAGCAGAGCGGCTATCGATCGTACCACGTAATTGTAGAATATCCTGTTCAAACGATTAACGGCGAGGAACTGATTTTAGCAGAGATCCAAATCCGTACGCTGGCTATGAATTTTTGGGCTTCAATCGAGCATTCCTTGAATTATAAGTACAAAGGCGTTTTTCCAGAAGAAATAAAAAATCGGCTTCAACGAGCAGCAGAAGCCGCGTTCCAACTAGACGAGGAGATGTCCCAGATTCGGGATGAAATTCAAGAAGCCCAAGCTTATTTCACCGAGTTTAAGGAATCTCCCGGTACACATTTTTTGAGTGATAGAGAAGGAGGTCGAGCAGAACGATGAAATTTCATATCATATCGAGAACAGACAAATTATCCAATGACTTGATGAGGACCGCAAAAGACTATTTAGAGGATTTTGGCATGGAATGGAACGAGGAATCGCCAGACGTTGTTTTGTCTATCGGCGGAGATGGGACGTTGCTTCACGCTTTTCACAAATACAGCGAAAAGTTGTCAGAAGTCGCTTTTGTCGGAATACACACCGGTCATCTTGGCTTTTATGCCGATTGGAAACCGATTGAAATTGAAAAGCTTGTTTTGTCTATCGCGAAAAAAGAATATGAAGTAATCGAATATCCTTTACTTGAAGTCAGCATTCATTATCAGAACTTAGACGACCCCGCTGTTTATTTGGCTTTGAACGAGTCGACGGTAAAATCTCCTGATGTGACATTGGTAATGGATGTCTTTTTGAATGAAAGTCATTTCGAACGTTTTAGAGGAGATGGGTTGTGCATGTCGACCCCTTCAGGCAGTACAGCTTACAACAAAGCATTAGGCGGTGCCATCATCCATCCATCGCTGCAAGCAATGCAATTGACGGAGATGGCATCGATCAATAACCGTGTCTTCCGAACAGTCGGTTCCCCACTGGTGCTGCCTGGGCATCATAAATGTGCATTGCGCCCTGTTAAGGCCCCTGATTTTATGGTTACCGTCGATCACTTACAACTGCTCCACAAAGACGTTAAATCAATCGAGTATAAAGTGGCCAAGGAAAAAGTACGCTTTGCGAGATTCCGTGCATTTCCATTTTGGCAACGTGTCCACGACTCGTTTATCGACAGTGAGCTTTCAGATTGAATGCCATGAAACCTTTTCAATTGACGTATACCGCTGAAAATCCAGGATTGCTCCGAGACGCGCTAGGAGGATGGGGCATCTCCAAACGGACACTAGCTTCTGTTAAATACGGAGGTGGTCAAATTCTGGTGAATGGTGCAGAAGTAACGGTCAGGCATGCCTTAGAAAAAGGGGATGCTGTGACCGTTATTTTTCCGAATGAAGAACATGGCAAAGGCTTAAGCGCAGAAGACGGACCACTGGAAATTGTCTACGAAGATGAAGCGCTGCTAATTGTGGAAAAGCCGCCTATGCAAAATACGATCCCGTCCCGTGAGCATCCTTTTGGCAGTTTAGCCAATATTGTTGCAAAGCATTTTAATGACCATGGGATTCCGTCTACTTTGCATATCGCAACTCGACTCGACCGTGACACTTCCGGACTTGTTTGCATCGCAAAAAATCGCCATATTCATCATATGATTTCATTGCAACAACAGGAAAAAAAGATGAAGCGGCGATATGAGGCGCTAGTTCATGGACTTTTAGAAAAAGAAAAATTTACGATAACAGCTCCGATTGGTCGAAAAAACGCCAGCATTATCGAGCGAGAAGTTCGGGAAGACGGTCAATTTGCGGAAACTGAAGTTTGTTTGCTTCAAAAGTTAGCAGGCTATTCGCATGTTTCTTTGCAATTAAATACGGGAAGAACCCATCAAATACGCGTTCATTTAGCGCATATTGGTCATCCCTTAGTTGGAGATGATTTGTATGGTGGCAAGAGAAATCTCATAAAGCGCCAAGCACTGCATTGTACAGAGTTGGAATTGATCCATCCAGTTACAGACGAAAGGCTGTTCTTCCATTCGTCATTAAATGGGGACATGCAGTCGTTGATTTAAGTGTAACGATAAAAGCGGTCTGGTTGATAAGGCTGTTCGGAAGAGACGGATACGATTTCTTTTTCAGGAAAACGGAAGGCTGTTAACGAACCCCCAAAAACACAGCCGGTATCAATATTGACGGTGTTGTTGATAAAATAAGGTTCTCTCGTCGGCGTATGACCATAAACGACCCATTTAGGACCTTTATAGGATTTGGCCCAGTCGCGGCGAACAGGGCGACCATCAGCGTGAAACTTTCCCGTAAT is part of the Planococcus kocurii genome and encodes:
- a CDS encoding RluA family pseudouridine synthase, whose translation is MKPFQLTYTAENPGLLRDALGGWGISKRTLASVKYGGGQILVNGAEVTVRHALEKGDAVTVIFPNEEHGKGLSAEDGPLEIVYEDEALLIVEKPPMQNTIPSREHPFGSLANIVAKHFNDHGIPSTLHIATRLDRDTSGLVCIAKNRHIHHMISLQQQEKKMKRRYEALVHGLLEKEKFTITAPIGRKNASIIEREVREDGQFAETEVCLLQKLAGYSHVSLQLNTGRTHQIRVHLAHIGHPLVGDDLYGGKRNLIKRQALHCTELELIHPVTDERLFFHSSLNGDMQSLI
- a CDS encoding NAD kinase; translation: MKFHIISRTDKLSNDLMRTAKDYLEDFGMEWNEESPDVVLSIGGDGTLLHAFHKYSEKLSEVAFVGIHTGHLGFYADWKPIEIEKLVLSIAKKEYEVIEYPLLEVSIHYQNLDDPAVYLALNESTVKSPDVTLVMDVFLNESHFERFRGDGLCMSTPSGSTAYNKALGGAIIHPSLQAMQLTEMASINNRVFRTVGSPLVLPGHHKCALRPVKAPDFMVTVDHLQLLHKDVKSIEYKVAKEKVRFARFRAFPFWQRVHDSFIDSELSD
- a CDS encoding CYTH domain-containing protein, giving the protein MTKELEIEFKNMLTKEEYTRLLKDYSDFHSGPITQHNHYFDTADFQLKQQLSALRIRDKNKHFECTLKIPAPVGHYEITDQLTNEQARRMLELQSFEATEVAEALLKLEVLTEKLTSIGTLTTHRVEFEYLQGLLVLDHSEYNGQEDFELEYEVSDAATGQENFLNFLQQQGIQQRPADKKIARFMKSAAARSTDY
- a CDS encoding GTP pyrophosphokinase: MGQWNRFLAPYKQAVDELKIKFKGMRSQFENDNTNSPIEFVTGRVKPLASIYDKTLEKGIAFEPSEKLAHQLQDIAGIRMMCQFVGDIETVVALLKQRKDLRIVEEKDYISNEKQSGYRSYHVIVEYPVQTINGEELILAEIQIRTLAMNFWASIEHSLNYKYKGVFPEEIKNRLQRAAEAAFQLDEEMSQIRDEIQEAQAYFTEFKESPGTHFLSDREGGRAER